In Chitinophaga nivalis, a single genomic region encodes these proteins:
- a CDS encoding M28 family peptidase produces MKLLFYTFSLLLGLPALSQNIDSALLIKDLRTLSADNYEGRKTGTRGNRLAQLYILDQFKQIGLTAYNNTYEYPFYYQRGSTRIMGTNLYGYIPGTLSQVIVITAHYDHLGTFKSASPRDTIYNGADDNASGTAGLLAMARYFKQHPPRYTLVFAALDAEEQGLQGAKAFLLQPPVPIAQMRQNLNMDMIARGDRNELYVCGTYHYPALKKYVDTVAAQAPIRLLTGHDRPSDGSGDWTGQSDHYEFFVKRVPFLYFGVEDHADYHQVTDEFSRINPVFYVRSVRTILQVVEKIDRNL; encoded by the coding sequence ACTCCTCGGGCTACCTGCCCTTTCGCAGAACATTGATTCTGCGCTACTCATCAAAGATCTACGCACCCTGTCTGCCGATAATTATGAAGGCCGTAAAACAGGGACCCGCGGTAACCGCCTGGCGCAACTTTACATCCTGGATCAATTCAAACAGATTGGATTAACTGCCTATAACAACACTTACGAGTATCCCTTTTATTACCAGCGTGGCAGCACCCGCATTATGGGCACTAACCTGTATGGCTATATTCCGGGTACCCTGAGCCAGGTAATTGTGATTACCGCGCATTACGATCATCTGGGCACTTTCAAAAGTGCTTCTCCCCGCGACACCATCTACAACGGTGCTGATGATAATGCCTCCGGAACGGCAGGCCTGCTGGCGATGGCACGGTATTTCAAGCAGCATCCTCCCCGTTACACCCTGGTTTTTGCCGCCCTGGATGCAGAGGAGCAAGGATTACAGGGTGCCAAAGCCTTCCTGCTGCAGCCTCCTGTACCCATTGCACAGATGCGGCAGAATCTCAACATGGATATGATTGCCCGCGGCGACAGAAACGAGCTGTATGTATGCGGGACCTATCATTATCCGGCCTTGAAAAAATATGTGGATACAGTGGCTGCCCAGGCCCCGATACGACTGCTGACGGGGCATGATCGTCCTTCCGATGGTAGCGGAGACTGGACCGGGCAAAGCGATCACTATGAGTTTTTTGTGAAAAGGGTACCGTTTCTGTATTTCGGCGTGGAGGATCATGCGGATTATCACCAGGTAACCGATGAGTTTTCGCGGATAAATCCGGTTTTTTATGTCCGTTCTGTCAGAACAATTCTGCAGGTGGTAGAAAAAATAGACCGGAATCTGTAG